One Magnolia sinica isolate HGM2019 chromosome 2, MsV1, whole genome shotgun sequence genomic window, gcaaatcgaggtaccaaggtttaaaagggttttcactggtgagtttggtaccttagattcaagcagtagcgtctatacatggtgaacatacatcaggtcaatcgggttacttgatgagctcgactagtacgagcgtacattgagttgatcgacatgaagtgcataagcactccgtgtggcctaatcactgccgacatcccaagtacgactcgaattcattgATCACAtcttatgtggcgaaacaacctcagccacctactCAGTAcctgttaccgattacctagactattccgtagtctcaaacacattcaattataacagataatcatacaagctaatcagaacagtaatggatcaacaattccaatcatactagcatatgaaCATTTGATGGATttaaacttaaacatgaattcatacatatgtagtccctaagtaaaacagacagagaatgtaagttacatggaggaaatcatacacatcgttaagatagttgagaatctcttctcaactccCATATAAcatacaatttattacacacttgttcattcagacatttctataaacacttagactacatattccagcatacatgatgtatgttggtgataacacgtattagggcaaatcctttcatcaaggagttattacgcatacaactagcataatcacatgacaattaatcatagcaaacgtaatttcaaattccatatgtatacagtcttttctataaatacatagaatacactaaactccacatagttcatacatatctgaaacgcgaaacaaacatcatatttggcatgtgaaatagcacccacatcagtaataaactattaaccgacattgaaagccttgaaaaccataacctatatgtttatagttcacaccttttgccggtagactcgtaacgaactcagttttaaagctaagtcttgtctacggcaccacaataacctataacagggaataggttagctaattcatctaataCACTAGTAAAAAAtcttaagacaagttagggttaggttttcttacctaagtacggagtcggaatcgcctgtatagcgatacaggatcGGCGGTTGAttgcgtggagtagtgggattgaatcccataaagaatctccaactctcactctcactttctctcttttcccttctcttttctcttctctctctcctagggtttctcaaattcctatgaggtgagagagtgagggtttaaggtccttatataggctcaggtttgatgggaatggccccagggccaaggtatacttaggttatatccaaatatggactgttccggtccaacggagcacttctggtggcccctttttcacgtgcggtcggacttaagctccctgaccatggatctaggtcaagctaagttttcattccgttcgggtttgtagatcagccgtggcggaccagtttcagtttaacgatcACGGGCACTCGATTAGGGTCACAAGtaaccgacatgtgtgggacatttctccttatccgagggtgtattttagtcagattttgacggtctgaatctttatatttggcctgcaaatgacacgactcagattacttaaattcgaattttatttctaaatattttcacgtttctcacactcttcgctccgggcttaagttgtgcatttctaaacacaattaagacttgattttcgagaagattgtcaagtccagtaatgcggtcataactgtatagtttcggggtaattggactttcgacgtgtgatccaggtctgatacgaagtttcggtgtgctcccaagagcaaccgggtttaaggatggattctagatttcaaggtaatataGCGTCAGTGATACtgtacagatcatatttaaagtgattagtactaatttcataagcactctagtttagcacttgctaatattaacctaatttctaaaagttttggtcttgggtgatttctacctaaggtggtactcgggtccttgtaccgATTTTTCCGTGACGTTACAATATTCTATGTAATTAAATATATTTGAGTTATTATGATAAGATATagaataaaattttgaaaatctagaaTTTAGTTAATTAGTAAATTTCTGAATAAAGTTCTTCTTAATGAATTGATTAATAGAAAGTTTAAGTATAAATTGAGTCTAGTTCACAATTCACATCTAACTTATATTTTTTTAAGTAAACTTAAACTTCTAATTTTAACTTGATAATTACTTAAAAGTATTAGGAACCAAGTCTAAAGATCCTTATTTACCTTGTTGGAAAAAGATGAAAATGACGAATTGAAAAATAGTGAAATCAAAATGGCTACTTATGGTATGTGTTTTAATGAGAAAtcaatgaaaaagaatgaaaagaagaataaaaaaagtgTAAAAGCCATCAATGTAAAGTCGAAAAGTtagaaaaataagtgaaaatgagATAGGTTCGGAATCAGTAACTTGTGTTGATATGTCCACATTAAGGTAATGATTATGGTTGACATTATGGAAAGAAGGTTAACTCTTATGGATTATAAGTTGAAAGATATTAAGTacactaggaacttgatgtttggATGCATTCTATTGATTAACTGTTTAAGGGAGAACTTAGTTTAATAGTTTACTAGTGATATTAGATTCTAGATTGTTAATATTTTATTCTTATATATTTGAATTTTACTCATATGTGTAGGATTACACAAAATGTTGCTTTCTAAGAAAggtttgaaatttagatttttaggaGATTAgatttcgcatgttttgcttaggactagaaaaatgctaatTGGggaggtgtgttgagtgtgaaatattgtatattcccCCCTTGTTATgctttggttttatgaatatagatgtgcttaattgatttaattatgcatgttttctcttgcgatgtgattttgagagctaaggtAAAAAAGACGCTTAAAGCAATGATTGAATTTTTAAAGATCGAATAACCAAGTGGAGGATTGGATCTGTGGAGATCAAGATTAAAGAATTAAAGAGCCAAGGATCAAAGGAAATCAAGTAAGGAAGGAAGATATTTGAAGATTCAAAGTGCAAAAAATCATAGCAGCAGAAATCGacacttcgatgccattgatgacGCCTTCAACGCCATGAAAGTAagtgtcaatgccatcgaagccacCCTTGATCCCATCAAAGCCACCCTCGATCCCATCGTAAACTTTAAGAAATTTCTGATTTTGTTGCTAGGCATATTCATGCACCCTTCAATTTCATCAAAGGagctttgatgccattgagaaaatctcTGAATTTGAAAATTCATTGGTGGGCAATTTTCTGTTTTAACTCAATTCCTACGATgagagttcgatgccatcgaagtgataTCGAATGTGCGATTAAATGTATAAATTCAAGGTTGGTTTGAAGTTGGTACAAATTAAAGatatataaagggatgttttatGATCTTCTAAATATGAATTAAGGTAGGAGTAGAGCAAAGAGTTGTGGAGCTTCAAGGAATCATTTTTCTTCTCCAAAACTTTGGTTCTAATtagttttatgttttttttatttgcgttttcattcaatcatgtttatggttaactAATCTCTTACCTATAGCTAAGAGTTGAAGGTTGTAGTTCTTCGTAATGTttaatttactttgatttaagtatttggtttatatgttgaataattcattaatatttggtttgaataaaAAAGTATTTTTAGTTTGCTTTGATCCATTATCGACTCCAGgctctttggatgattgggaaGACTATAAATAATTTCTTACATGTTTTACaagggattgatctgtaaaatccattgatctatcgttGACTCTAGGCACGATAAATGCTTTTAATTCCCTGCGATCAAATTGATGATGCTTTATGAGGGAGTCAATTCAATGAAAGTTTAAATCTATTTTGAtgcatgaatgatgatttaactgctctattatTTAACTGAATATGatatgacttcgattccagttgtctGATCCAATTAaatcaagtaaattaacattaagatggctatgagtggatccttgatgCTCTAGTATTTTAATTCTGATAGTTTTTTCAACAATTACTCTCTAAAATCAAATTTTAGTAGTTAGTTTAAatactagttctagttctaacatATTTAGAAATCGCACAATAGCAACTCCCGATGGGTACAACCTGCGTTTTACTGAGTTGTTACTACATCATAGAcctgcacttagggttgtcaTAACAGTTCATGCGTGATGATCAgtgcccaaaattttaaaaatatgcaTAGTCATGATAGGAaaacaattgaaaattttttggtgATCGATCGATAGTGGAAGAGGTTTCACCTATTGCGCTAAAAGGTGGCAACCCGTTTTGGGGTGACCATCATCTAACGGTGTAAGATTATAAattgggtctaaattttgtataatctcATAATCATATGAGACTAATGTATGGtcaaaatttgagttgcgattgaAAGTGGGAAATGGGTTAATATAAATGTCCAAATTTGAAAAGATTTGGTAAGCTTGGTTATTTCCTAAAAGGAGTAACTTGTGGCCGAAGAAAAGATTTATCAAGGTGAGGCACTCATATCTCATATTCGGTTTATATTATAGGCGATCTAAGTTATTCATAAGAAGGAAAATATTTGACTATAACTATCTATGAACTTTTctcactcaatggacaccaaaatcaagggTTAATGGCCTGATTTGGAAATTGGAATACTTTTATTATGATCCAATGACTGaattttgatatgtacggttcatttatgataaataggcataGAATAAAATCTTAGATCAatcggatcatgggaaccatgtgatttggaaatcAAGTTTCTAAATtttggcattttcgtaattatttttTATCGTagtgttttgaaaaagctaataCTTTTACAAGTTtctaggcatgtttctaagtaattcttagaaATGAATTCTCATCTAAATCATCAtagatttaaatatatatatatatatatatatatatatatatatatattcactaaataaattaaaaatcacATTAATTAAGAAAAATTAATAATCATATCAAACAATATGCTGAACTTCAGCTAAAACTATAACATCTAGGAtgttacatgtgttgtatccaatgTTCAATCGACTTGCCAAGGAACAAAATGCACCATATAAGAAGAAATAATAGGCCGTGTGCTCCCACCTCCCTTTAAAGAAGAACAAAAAGACGCAATAATGCTAGGATAGATTCATAAAAAGGTTCTTTAACCAGAGAAACAACCTCACGGATAACCTTTATTTTAAGAACCCAATTAAAGTAAAACCATGCTCACCTTCCAAAACATGAACGAAACTAAGTACATACagacccaaaatcatataaatcaTAAATGAAGAAACACACgactttttaaatatttatggAGTCTAAACACGAGCTAGCTACGGACAGACACGAGCATAGAGACTCTAAAACTCATCACAGACATATATGAGCTGCGAAGATGGAGACTCTTAAAAGAGATGGTGGTGCTTCTTTCCATGAGCCTCTTCATTTTCCTTCTTTGCTTCCTTCTTCTCATGATGCTCGTGGAAAGCAAATCCTCCACTGCCTACACAAACAGCTGCAGCTATCTCTTCTTCGATCTTATGCTTGTGTGCGTTTTCGGGATCTTTCTTCGCTTTATGCTTCTCATGCTAATAAAATCAAACAAAACCGACCACAGAATGTAAGCTGACATGAAGTTattgtctaaaaatgaaaaacttgaTCTAATTTTTAGACTGGACTATTGGATGATTCACCCCCACTTGCACTTGCTGGCGAAACAAATGGCATAATATGATCATAAATCATTTGATCAATGCATTTAATTTAGAATGATAGCAGTTGATTTTTTCACCTAGTAGATGGTCAGAAATAGTGTATCTTCCTCACAAGGCCCATCATATCAGGATGACAAGGACCACCACAGATGTACAAAGCTCTACAGCTTCAATTTAAAagtagtaaaaataaataaataaataaataatcaaaggaTAAGATTTGCTAGTCGTAATTAGTTTGACTAAGTTATAAGGTTTTGAGAAAAGATAATCTAAAATATCTTAAATCTAAGTGGTATCAAAAAGCTCAAATCTGATCTGGACCATTAATTTTTCTTTGCATATGCCATGTGAAAACCACCCTGAGAAATTCTCTTTCTCCCAAGAGTAGGATTGCAGCTTGGGCTCAGGTTAACCCGAACCCGGTTCACACAACCACAGCTCAGATTGGGTTGGGTCCGGTGGTTGTCAAGGTCCCCGGGTTCAGGTTGAGTTAGCTGGAGTTGGAATAATCACATGCATTTCAGATGGTTTAGGCCGAATATGGATGACTTTGGGTTGACTCTGCGTTGGGCAGCTCAGGTAGGAATTTCGTGTTTGGTGACGTTGCGTACTCATgaggttaggttagggttgagtTGACCCTCAATCCAGCCCAACCTCCCCAGGTTGCACCTTAGCTGTGGATGTCGTCTTTTATTACTACAATATTATCATTTCCCACAAGAGAACCAATATGCTATTAGTTAGGACCATCCGTAAATTGGACGGTCTGTATAATTTTTAGATGATTGACACCTGTACAGTCGACAAGATACGACTGCTTCAACTACGGTGGACATGGATTATACAGGGGCTCGGTACTGGTTGCCACTGAAAAAACTATGGGCcacagcatgatgtatgtgttagtgGACCCTACAGAGATCTCATTTACGCGGTTAGTACTAACCCCCGTTCCGGATGAAACACCGTGCCCCATCCTCAAAACCAAACTGTCCGCCACGTGGCTCAATGGGACTACAAATCCCGCAGATTCGCGCAAATCACGTAGCATTCTCAAGTAATGCATGAATGAAATCCAAGCGGGTAATCTGATGAATCATTGCACGGTACTTTCAGGGCCGAAATTTTAGGTTGATCCATGAATAAGATGGATCGTTACCGCTGGGAAAAGGTTGAGCGGGAACGCCCACCTTAATTTacatggtttttttattttttaattttatatatatatatgataacaCCACATACTCACGccgtagtgagatttcaccacctatgggtactcgaacccttgaccgtgtTGTTAATAtggaatccaggccattcatagcATTCATCTGGCATGGGTGGAGGACCGGACCAAAAAAAAATGCAGGTTTGCAACTAATATGGGCATCGTTTGAAATCAAGGATGGGTGTTCCTTCGTAATTTGTTAGCTGTGCTGCGGCACACCTTCGAGTAAAATGGGGCCGGGCAtcggatggacggactggatgtgcTTCATATATCGGGAGCGAATTagatgttacccgggtaacagctcaTTGGGTGATACCCTTAACGTGGGGCCCAACTGGATGATTTgttgtaaatccacaccgtctatatgtttctccagctcattttaggaaggGTCTGAGAGATAATGCAGATCCAActcactcaccattaaaaattccaaaggacaCATCGTATTGTTTATtagcaatccaacccgttgataatgtcagGAAGATTTGAATCAAcggaaaacacaaagatcagcttgatccaacacttttgtgacccaaattgATTTTTactggtcattcaccactgtttctagtggcatggtccacctgagatttgaatcttcttaaggtttgggaaTGCGTCCTAAAACAATaagatagaaaaacagatggacggcgttgatattcaacaaatacatcaaggtgggcctaaatggTTGGGTAACATCCACGAAGGTGTTACCCGGAGCCGCTTCCTATACATCACGAGGGCTCCATATCTTCCAGGCACCAATGTAATCTTACTGTCACAGGATACCAAGTATCCACTTATCTAAGGTCGCACAAGTGGTCTGTACACGCAACTTATATAGGATGATCCTTGCCACTGGTTGGAGGATATATTTGAAGAAAATAAATTGACGGTTAAGGAACGTCCAAATGATGGTCAACATCGGTCAATCAAGAGTTCTCTAACAGCTTTGATTGGAAGCCGATTGGATACTATCCGACCGTCCCTtacgggccaccgtgatgtatgggttctgTCCACAACGTTTATTTATTttccaatatcattttagggtataagccaagagaaatgaggcagatccaaggctcaagtgggctacacgacAAGAAGCAACggtaataatgacacccaccgttgaaaccttcctatggcccaccgtgatggctaattgccatccaagctgttaataacgtcacatagatctggatgaagggaaaacataaatatcaccttgatccaaaacttcttaagctccaaaaagttttcaatagttgGTGTTTAATACcgactgtgtggtccatttgagccttagaACTGCCTTATTTctgggcttataccataaaataatatgaccaaaatggatggacggtgtggataaattccatatatcacggtggcccctcagagccacTGTCCGTTCCTAGCAAGCTACCGCCAGCGTACATTTCATCCGTATCAGAATCCAAAGagacgaacggtgtggatgtggAAACCACTCTCGATCATAACCATCATAAGCAATTGTTAACGGGATAttatcataaagacccagatcaaaagatcaaccaaacaatcaaaGTAAAAACTCAAAAGCCAAGCAGTTGAAATGGTGCAACAACAACACCATCAACACACACTGCGTAAGATTGGTAGAGAATTACCAGAGCGAAAGCACCGGCGGCAACAGCGCCGAGCTCGCCGAGGTGCTCCTTGTGCTTGTGGTGCTTCACTTCTTTCTCATAATCGACGGTGGATGCAACGGCAACGACTTCTGTGGTTTCAACAACTCCGCCGTAGCCGTCGGTGTAGGTGTCGGTCTCCCCGTAAACCACTTCAGAGGGCTTCTCTTCTTCCTTATGGTGATGAAAATGGTGGTGGTGTTTCTCAGCCATTGtcaaaggaagaaagagggatgAAATATAGGAGAGTTGCAGGTAAGAAAGAAAGATTCAAGAGAAGAGGCTTTGTATGATATGAGTGGAACCAATGAGGGGTTATTTATAAGGAGAGAAACGAAGAGTCCCCGTTCCCGCTGCATACATTGCGGAGGAAAGATCTCATCTGTTAGTcttacaccatttaaaaaaacaTAAAGTTACATCTCTTCGAACGTGCAGCTGGCATATTTAtacggcaatccagaccgtccacacaGTTGAAGCATCTATGGGTGGGGCATAAGCAAACATTAATAGGCGAGTGcttttttagccatccatttgataacgtttaatgaatggttaggattgcttgaatAGTGTTATTTTGAAGTTGCGATCCACCCATGATGGGACCGACTATTTGGGTATGGATTACTATGCATCAGTGCCACGTACGATGAGTCCTACGATTTCTTTATTGGCGTAAAACTAACAGAAGGGTGTTTCCTGCCATTCGGGGTGGCATGGATTAGATGGGCGCGTTTTCTCGGACGCGAACCGGGCCGGTGGCCggtggtcagtgctccgtgggccccaccatgatgtatgtgtttcatccatttttacatatcattttatggcttaatacgaaaaatgagagggatataagtctcaggtggaccacaccacaggaaaacagtagtgattagatatccaccattaaaatcctcctaaggcccactgtactgtttatttaacatccaatttgttgattaggtgatacagacccagatgaatggaaaaaaacaaagatcagcctgatccaaaacttttatggcctccaaaaactttttaatgatcgatgttcattcaacattgtttcctgtaatgtggtccaactgagattggaatataccttatttttggtctcatagtctaaaatgatctagaaaaatagacggacagcatggatgaaatacatacatcatggtagggcccatagagcaccgaccatcagccattggctggtggcagggggagtagccaatctgtttccgcggACTGGGTAGTGAACATGCCCGGCTGAGCACCGAAGgacattttggggcccactgtggttaATGTTATTTTCATCCACGGCTTTCATATGTTTTGtttaagctcattttaagccACAGGCGTtgaatggaagcatatccaaagcacaagtggaccacaccaaataaaacagtgggtataataacgtccaaccattgaaaccttcttatggtcaaagtgatatttatttgtcatataaACTGTTTATATGGTCACACGgatctggatgaatggaaaacacaaatatcagcttgattcaaaatttctatggcccctaataagttttcaactatacccattcaatccccactttttccttatggtgtagttcacttgagctttcaatacgcTTCAACTTTGGAATCATGGTTTAAAATGACCTGAAAGAAAGGTTGGACTgtatggatcaaacacatacatcagagtgaGCCCCACAAAATCCTGCGGTGGTGGCAGAGTTGCCTGGTGGGCGGAACGAGATATATGTACCTTATCCACGCTCATTCCGTGTCCGTTCTTCCGATGTATTATTATGATATGGCCTTCACTGGTTGAGTTCGTGCGGTCAATCCGCGTCGGTTCTACCTGCATATTGTTAGGTAATGGCCTTCACCAGTTAAGTGCTTGCGTCCGGGAGCGGGTTGCATGTGAGCATTGACCACCGAATGAAGTTACTGCGGTAGGAAGCTAGGGGTGGCTTAACGTGATTTTATGCCGAAATCCATCCTCTTCAGTCTTGTTTTTTCTGGCTAATTTCACAGACATGAGTAAAGAACGTTACAGTtccaatactcaaatggaccAACCCACGAGAAACAGCGAACATTGAACACCTAACCTTGAAAAATTCACggtgccatgaaagttttggatcagcgtaatattttgtgttttcagctcTTCCAAGTGGTAATGACGTTAGGAACAGTTTGAACCGTACGCATACATCCAGGTAgatttaggaaggtttcaacggctgaCATTTCTCTTCCCACCTTTTTCTTGGGGCGTGCTCACTTAGTTTTaaatttgcccctttttttattttttattgttttatttatttatttatttttaaatctcatCTTGCAAAATTAGCCGGCAATATGGAAGGAacaataaataaaacatatatatctcaATAGACCACACGAAGTGAAGTTACCATCCCTCTAAATGCAAGTCATGAATTCCGTGAAATTGCATGGGGTGTCCAAATTCAAGGGTAAAGGCAAAAGCAGTGGATCTTCACGATTGAGGTCCAAATTCAAAGACAAGAGCAAAGGCAAGTTGAACTCCAGTAATTTTAGCATGTTAAGGCACATTAAGAAAGATTGTTAGAATTTTAAGTCAAGAAAGGATAattcaaataatttttttaaggAAGCCAACACTATGAAATCCAGTGAGGAAACAAATAGTAGTGACATACTGACCGCATCAAAATTAGGATACTTCGACAAAGAACGGATTTTGGATATGGGGGCTTCGTACCATATGACCCCTTATTGGAGTTAGTTCACCAATTACAGTAAGTGTAATGGTGGCTAAATGTTTATGGGCAATC contains:
- the LOC131237332 gene encoding abscisic stress-ripening protein 2-like, with protein sequence MAEKHHHHFHHHKEEEKPSEVVYGETDTYTDGYGGVVETTEVVAVASTVDYEKEVKHHKHKEHLGELGAVAAGAFALHEKHKAKKDPENAHKHKIEEEIAAAVCVGSGGFAFHEHHEKKEAKKENEEAHGKKHHHLF